The Pelmatolapia mariae isolate MD_Pm_ZW unplaced genomic scaffold, Pm_UMD_F_2 NODE_ptg000283l+_length_13141_cov_1, whole genome shotgun sequence DNA segment AactactactaggattttatgtttttgtgtgatttcagatcagttgtgttaatacagtatgtctatggaaaaaaataactgtaacaaggttgtgctgaaaagaatgatactaAGCAAggcaaggaaaaaaatgaaacaatttgaaggtgaaatacaaatgtaaaatcaaagtagtcaaaaatggccaattatattttggacctcagagggttaacccaacaaatcatgaaaaattccgtttacatttttgtacatgacagtgcagatttctgacattttgtgtaaatttgaGCAAGTaacaatttgatttttttttcttacaaagtTGTGGAagttaagttagacttgtgtttggaAAAACTTATTGAGCtacataattatttattatacaggctatacagtacgtAAAATCAAAATTcgcatgttttatgtaactgaaaTGTTTATGTGGGCTACAGTCAAAGGCATGATCTTTACTCAGGGGGAGTGTTTATGTCATTTGCTGAAATAACCCCAAAATACAGTTTGATAAGAGAAAATactttttgaaaatatttgcaaATATTACCAAAGGAAAATTTACTTAAAGCACAAATACGGTGGTGGAGTTTTTAGAATTGTCCAGTACAGCACATAGAGCAGCTGTTTTCTACAAACTGTTTAACAATCTAAAAAAAGAGATATGTGAAAACTTGAAGACTATATGGCAGATAGATTTGAGTTGTGTAATTTATAAAGAAGATTGGTGCAGAATTTTGTCATTCTCCAATAAATATATAAGAAAGGCCAGGGGTAAATTTACTCAATACAAATTAATACACGGATGGTACTTCACTCCTTCTAAACTTTACAGAATGGGAATCATTCCTAATAATATGTGCTGGAAATGTAGCTCAGATCCAGGGACATTTATGCATGCTATTTGGGGATGTGGGAAAGTTCCCTTTTGGCAAAATGTATTGGACAGAATAGGAAGGTGGATTGGTTTGATAATACCCTTGTCACCAAGACTGTGCTTATTAGGGGGTCGGTCTGTGTTACCTGGGGTTTCAAAATATGATTTTGTGGCTATAAAGGTGGGGGTAATTGCAGCGGCCCGAGTGATTCTCAGTGTGTGGAAGGAACCATCTCCTCCAGAAAATAACAGGTGGGAAGAAAATATGCTGAAAACAGTGTCATATGAAAAATTCTTGGCTAGGATTAATGATGATATGGAAGGTTTTGACGAATCATGGGGACGTGTTTTTGGCTGAGACTGATGGATTTTATTTTGGCAGTGCAATTATCTTTTGTTAAATGTTATGTTTGCTGTATTAAGGCACTCAATAATGAAATAACTTAAGAATTTGATTttattgcccccccccccctttttgtgtgtgtattgatATTTAGTAACTATTGAtaatggacccaaaatgcaaatGTGACTTAACCATGGGATTGAAagctgtcttttgttttgttaaatgttaaaaacaaataaagacttcaattacaaaaaaataaaaatatgtgggctacagaaaataattaaattaacaaCTATATTTACATGTAACATGTGTATATtatactgcatttgaatcattttgacCATATGTAacacctgcatgtgtgtgtgtgtgtgttttttttttaagttttggtTTTGCCACCCCGTTTGATTTCcctgccaccctcatgccaccctaagaaattTTCTGTATAGCAGTCCCTGCTGTGTTTggttattttagttagaagCCCTCACTCTGGGTTGTGATTGAGCAAAACTTTGTGCAGCTGTGCTGAACGGACATGATTcgctgtgtgtgtacatgttgcGTGTTGCATGAATACATGCCACACTGTCTGGACATTTGGAATTATGAGGACGGGGCCGATGTCCTCACAATTCATGGAAAGAAAAATCTATTGGAAGGTGCTGATATAGGTGTTAAAATCCTAAATTCCAAGTTTCAGCAAAAGTCCTtacatcttatcttaatgaccttgtaccatatcaccccattagagcacttcgctcttgcactgcaggcttacttgttgttcctagagtatttaaaagtagaatgggagggagagccttcggttttcaggcccctcttctatggaaccaccttccagtttggattcgggagacatgcacgatctctacttttaagattaggcttaaaactttcctttttgctaaagcatatagttagggctggatcaggtgaccctgaatcctcccttagttatgctgcaataggtgtagtcTGCCGGGGGagtcccatgatgcactgagtatttccttttcagtcacctttctaactcaatatgtgttaatagacctctctgcattgaatcacacttgttattaattgctcttccacagcatgtctttcatcctgtcttccttttctcaccccagccggtcgcagcagatggccccgcccctccctgacctggttctgccagacttttcttcctgttaaaagggagtttttccttcccactgttgccaaagtgcttgctcatagggggtcatatgattgttgggttttttttttagtttatctGCTGGCTCTTCTTTCTTGCCTGTCTACATTTTCTGCCAATTTCTCACCTTTCAACAACTACTACTTTTGATGGAACTTCAGCTTGTTCGGCTTCTTTCAGCTGGcagttcagcttcttctgcgTGCCAGTTTAAGTAGCTGGGATGCGTGCCGGTTTAGCACATGCAAGATGAGCAGACACCTTGACAGCGGGCGGTGCGGGTTCAACTCCCTGCCGTGGCCCATTggctttttcacctcttttcagcataGTTCcacttcttcagctgctttcagaagACGATTTCCGCTATGCAGCATTTGCCCCTGCATTTTTGCAGGAAATGCAACTATTTCTAgttatattaatttttttaatcgaTATTGTGCTGATCACGGTCCAAAAGATTCAATAAACCACATGTTTATTATCATAGCCAAGTTTTCACTATCCTTACTAATTAATGTTATCTTGTTTCAGGATGCATGTCATACATAATACCTGCCAtcatccaatgacacatctgcttacctgtatcttttgctcatttctcctccacttcttttctcttttttttctaaactgagcacatGATGGCTTTGATCTTTTCTTGTCCATTTTCCATTGGCGTTAATTTTGCACAATTTTGTACAATTTCTGTTAATTTTGAGTTTAtcaacacccatcccccaacccgagaATCACCACAATCTAACCTATTAGACCTATTAGTGCACAGATTTGGTTTGTATAGGTACAgatcttttgttgttgtttttttttgtgttgttgcaaGTTTCTCTGCATATATGATGTGCATATAAACTCCCAAAACAACACAGTAGTAATAAAAGCAGCAGAACACTTAAATTGTTCTATGGCACAACAAGTTAGATTTCTTCAAGATAAATAGAGACCTTAGAGACCtttgggggacactcccatagggcttaaatccaccatttgaccttagaactgaagaagcttctcggatgagaggtgaaatgtcttcaagcaacttaaagaagttcagaccctttttctttccaagctccttagactacgatgacctggatgactgagaatctTCACAGACACCTTAATTTTAAGTTCTTTCAAATCCCTTGGATGTTGTCAAATTAACATACTTAATTgcaaaatgattatttttagaTTGGGTAGTTAAATCGTAACCTTACATTTTGCTGTACTTACTTTGAAGGACTTGCCTTTAAGGGAAGTAATATCCCCCAAACTGAAGTAAAATAGTTAGTCTATCTGTGTATTGCTTAAAACCCCAAAGGGAAGTACGGTCCTCAAAAGCGGCACAAAATGGTTTATCTGTGTTGGTTTATCACTGAAGACCCCAAAGGGGACATTAAACATTCCCAGTCCCCAATAGGAAGGTAAAAATACTGTATGAAGAAATATTgcttaatgaaatgaaaatctcaagtgattttttttatttctgtggaTTTGGAGGTGTAAAATTCAGTTGCCAGCCTGCTTCTGGtctgtcagcacatcagggccagtctgcctcccactttggacccccaccaatttgcctacaggactaatcgatccaccgaggacgctatcaccatagcgctccacactgcgctgagtcacctggagcacagaggaagctatgtgagaatgctctttctggacttcagctcagcatttaatcatatcatcccggagatcctggtccagaaactgtctcacctgggactctccacccccatctgcctctggatcaaggacttcctgacaaacagaccacagtctgtcagactcggcccccacctgtccagcaccatcacactcagcaccgggtctccacaaggatgtgttctgagtcccctcctgtttacgctctacacatccgactgctcccctacccatctctcaaacaccatcataaagtttgcggacgacaccactgtggttggactcatctcaaggggggatgagtcagactacagagatgaggtcaacagactgactgagtggtgttcagttaacaacctccaaatgaacaccacaaaaactaaagaactcatcttggacttcaggaagggcagagcagacccgGCCCCACTTTACATTCACGGGAACCGTGTGGAGAGGGTacactccatgaggtttctgggcgtgcagatctctgatgatctcgcctggactgcaaataccactgcggtggtaaaaaaggcccagcagcgtctccactttctgagagtgctcaggaggaacaacctggaggagaggctgctggtgacattctacagagccaccatagagagcatcctaacgtacagcataacaacatggtatgcagggtgctcagctgcagacaggaaagcactgcagagggtcatcaacacagcccagaagatcaccggctgctctctgcccagcctggaggtcattgcaaactcccggtacctcagcagagctggcaatatcatcaaggacctttctcaccccagcaatcaactgtttgaactattaccatcaggccgacggtacaggtcacataaaaccaggacaaacagattcagggatagcttctttcccagagctatcaccatagtaaataagcacaaaaacaattgaacctgcttagccataccatactgtcactgtcattatattatgctgctatcctgtaaatATCATACTTACTTTTGTTGAGTACTTacgtttgttttattgtaccttttatattttacatttatatttattattgcattttgcaccaagggagtggcactccaatttcgttgtaccctgtacaatgacaataaaggctattctattctattctattctaaaccAAACAGAAACTGGTGTCCCCAAAGGGTGGGAGTTAAAAAGTGCGACCTCAAATTTGACTCAAGCGAgtatacacacgtgtgtgtgtgtgtgtgtgtgccacacACCTCAAACACATATAAATTcccaatttatttatttatttgtatttatttgagaAGAAGCCCTAAAACTATGACAGAGCTACCATTGTCAGAGCCATTTCTCGCTATATTAATATAAATGACTGAACTTCCCATTTTTCTAGTGATAGACAGATagaatattttttcttaatacaaaaacaaatggtAGAACAGGTTATAGGCATTAATACAAACATTTCTAAAAACCTTATAAACTATTTTTCCTCTGGTCAGCTGTCAGACTTGTTAccatttaaaactgaaaaaagaaaaagaatacaaTTAGTTTCACATAATACAGGAAATATAGGAAAATAATCAGCTGtcaaataaaacagtaaaatcatTACCTTGTGACATGTTAATCTGATTTGTTAGCAGCATTTCTGCTTCTGTTTCATTCATGTTCATGTATacagtgtcagctttgttctgTAGAAAGATTGTGATTATATTTGTTGGTACTGACTTGGAGCAATGCACCTTTAACTTAGGTTATCGCTTACTTTGAACTCTGCAAACAGAGCGCTGCCCATCACTCTCTGCACTTGGTCCTCAACAACAGGGAAGGAGACGACAAAGTACTACACAGAGATGAAAGCAGACATCAGAAGCTGATATTCATATGTCTGAATTAATGTTTCTTTCTACAGatgcaaaaccaaaacaaatgagAAGCGGAGATGAaccaaacacatttttacaaacAGCCCAACTTCAAGATATGCAGCCTTTGTTTCCACTTAATTACAAGGCTGGCACTTTCTGGTTCTAATttaatgcaaaagaaaaaaaagggcttTACTGGAACACAATAATTGCAAATTACTgcttacacattttttttaaagagggtGGAAGCAGTGGGGACCAAGAAGCAGTCATAAGAAAGCCCATAAGTAATCAGAAAATTCTATCAGAACAGTAACAGAAACTCAAACCATCTAAAAACAGTTTGAGTTTTTAGATGGACTTTAACTGGACTTTAACTGTCCTGCTTTGTAGACATGCATTAGTAGATTGCTGACAGGACCACATTCAAGCATGAGGTAATGAAGCTGACAAAAAAGCAGTCAGGTTACAACAGTGAATATGTcttattctgctgaaaagaaaaagtaaagaacaaaaaaaaagtgaagtctTAAAATAGAAGGCTGAAGCGctttatagtattttttttatttgtaccaAATGGTTGTGAGAAAATCATCATAGGCGTCATCAGCCTGCTTTTTtgagaagacacacacactgaagtaCCTCTAACGTTAGGCTAGCTTGTATTTGGGCATCAGGATGTTCTCTGTTGCCCATAGTGTGCAGAAGATGCTGGATCACTCCAAGAGAGAGAAGCTCACGAGAAAGCTCTTGATCTTCCTCAGCCAGCAACCTTTAACAAATATTGAACATCATTAAAATGCAGAAAGGACATCGGGCATAaaactgccaaatcaaacatgggGCGCTACCGGCTATTGTGAACCCTTGTGGGAGCAGCTAAAGATGGCTACTGTATTAAAATTTGTAAAGGTATCACACTGCCATGAATAAAATGTTATGTCATGGTTTTATCAAACCATGGCCTAAAAAGTCAGATAAGCTTCATGCATCTCAATCTATTTAGTGGGAAGTATAAACCACTGTGAATCTAAATCACCCTTTTTGCTGTCAAAGAAAGTGGTAACAAGGCAACAACACGACACCTGCCAAAAAGGAAACAGTTTTGCAGGTGGTGACTATAAACCATTGTTCTCTTCTTATCTCCTGACagatttttctctagttttgcCTTTTGCTTATGACTTTGTCACTGCAGCTGGGGTttaggaggtagagcaggttgtCTACTAATTCAGAGGTTAATGGTTTGAGCACCTGGCTACTACAGTCTGCATTTCAAAGTATCCTGGGACAAGATACCGAACCTTGGGTTGTTCTCTGTGCACCGTGAACAACTCAGGATTTTTGTTTATACTGTCCTCATTGAGTTTCTGTGGGTGTGTAATGCAAATGTTAGAGAAGATGATCAGGTATGCATGTATGTAAATGAGTGTGTGACTTGTTTCTAACGGTTTGGTCATAACATCCACATGACGCTCCATGAGCATGGCATGATAGCAATGGTCTTTGGCAACCACCTGCAAAGCCATCATGGTTTTGAACAATTCACATTATGTTCTGTTTGCTAACTGGACAGACAGATATTCCTGAAGTTTAACTGAGTTTGTGTTATACTGTGATTGAGGAGGTTATTTGGACTCCATACCGTATTGTTTTAGCTGCAGCAGCTTGCTGTACAAATACAGGGAAAGATCCAGTCATCTTAGTGATCTCGGATTCTGACAAGATTGTATAAGATTGTCAATAAAACATTTCATGAAAATGACTGTGACAAGTTAGGGCTCATTTACAAAATTATAACACATTAACTGATGGGTTGTGTAACTGTATCAGAAACTGCAGAAAGGCAccaattaaaatatgaaaaggcGGCCATAACTGGTCAAAAGAAAGAGGTGTATATTAAAGCCTTTCACAGTGCACAACCAAACTCTAATGTCACCTTTGCTGATTTGATGCTggtgttctttttctttaataGGCCTCAGTAGAGCCACCAAACCAGTAAGTAGAACTGCCTTCACATCATAATGCTTCAGGTCTAAGATGAGTTTAATGGCTGCCAAAGATATAAAGAGACAAAACCAGAAAAGCTGATTAATAATAACAGGATCACAATTTTTCATCCACAATCACAATGGCTAATGGAATGACTTGTTATTTCACACAATACAAAGAAATTTCaggattaaatttaaaaaatagcgTGTCAGCTTACCTTCATCCTGAACTTCTAGGTGTAGGGATCTGAGTGTGTTAAGCAGAGGCTCTACAATGCTGTAATgggctgttttcatttttcgctgcaagagaaaaaatgtttaaaactaaaaatcagttCTGCAACACACAGACTGACTGCAGTAATATACAGCTTTGTGCATACTCTGTAGGTGGCTGGCTTCACCTGCATGATACATAAGGTGTGCAGAATAAGCTGCAGGGATTTAGGTGAGCTACAAGTCATGCAGGTAATCAGATATTTGTAGACTTGGTCCTGATATCTGGGATTTCCGTGGGACAGGGACTCCAAAAGGACCGACGCTGCCTCTTTGGTTTCATCTCTGTTTGATGTGGACAGGCACTCGCCTATGACTTTAACACctggaaacaaagcaaaagaaGCATTACTGATAAAAGAAACTATATTGTAGGCTGTTTTAAAATCTGatctaaaatctaaaataaatttaCATATGCCACAGACAAATGTGAAATTTACCGTGACTTTCACAGATGATCTCCTTGTACTTGCGACCTGCTTTTGAGACAGTGAGTAGAAGTTTGATGGCTCCGGCCTTGTCATCGTCTTTGCTCTGAGAGTGGCTCAAAATGTCCAGCAGAGTGAGAACTCCTCCATCCTCCAGGAAGTTCATCAGATACTGATCACTGATCAAATCAGAAGGATTGTTTATTGAAAGAAAACATCTGTTGGCCTAAAGATATTTTTGCAGATTACAGTGCCGCATTTTGGGTCACTCACTGACAAGAAGCAGACAGAAAAATCCCAAGTGCTTTCAGCTGAAGTCCCAGGAAGGTGCCTAACATGTATCTGAAGTATTAGTAAAGGGTTGTCCAGTTGATTTCCCTGTCATTCAAGAGCAGGAACTTATATCCTTCATCCGATCCACAGAAGTCCAAGGTCCTAACTCATACTTTATCAAACTCTCACATGTGCAGGCACATTCTGAAAACTATTCTGATATTTTATGCTAGAATATATGCAGCACCATTTGGCTGTATGTGTataacaaaaatatgttttatgatttaaatgtgttgttttcacATGTTATGCAGGCCCCTCAAAATCAAGATAGTCCCAAACCCGTGCAGGTTTAACCAGCAGAAGACTTAAATTAAGCCTCATTTAAGTCTCCAAAACAAATCCTGCAGGACTTATGCAAGGAAACACGAATCCCACTACTATTTGGAGATATTTACACCCCACCCAGGACGCGTTTTTTGAGCTGTACAAAATATATATGTCCAAAACTAACAGTTTTCCTAGATCACGGCTGAATAAAGGATACGTGAGCTTCATCCATGTGGTAAGTCGAGCTAGGAAGAGACTGGCGACCTGCGCAAACTCCAGCTCCAGCTCATAAAACGTCTTCCCCGTGTTTTGAGTCACAAAGGTGCTCAACATGCGACCGCGGACCCTCATGTCACCGCGGTCCCATTCCCGAAGAAAGCTGAGGACTTTACCGATGTTAGCCTGTTGCTCTTGTGTTGACATCGTTTTGTTGCCTTGCTTATCCCTGGTAAAACGAAATTAAGCAGCAGCGAAGAAGCAGAACCAGAAATCTGAATAATTATCCAGAGATACAGAATAACATCTTAAATTCAGAGGCTTGATTTTGGTAGCTTTCTTCCTCTATCCCTGGTTTACTGCTGCTAACTCGCGGTTGCTTAGTAACGGCCACACACTGGCACTCGGAAACTTGGTGGGAGGAAAGTCAGAAGAACTAATGACACTACTGCTGCTAAAAACAACTACGAGTGGAGTTGACAACTTTAACACGGTGAAGGAGTTTTTCGCAGAGAAAAAGGTACCTTTGGAAAAGCTGGTATCGCTGACTACCGACGGGGCTCCTGCTCGTCACACGTACAGGATTCATCGCTCACTGTAAAGGTGACACAGAGTTCCCAAACTTTATGTATTACCACTGCATCATTCACCAGCAGACGTTATGTGCAAAGGTGATCGGCTTTGGGCACATCATGACTCCCATCATGAGTGGACACTTGACCTTGCATTTTTAAGGGACATTACTGGGAAACTGAACCATTTGAGCTGTGAGCTACAAAGCAAAGGTAGGACTGTTGCTGACATGatgctttaaatgcattaaaagcCCAGATGAACATTATCTCTTTGcatttacagagaaaaaagaTGCTGCACTTACATCATGCAGCACCAGAGTTCCTATGGACTAACAGACAGCGAAAGCAATACCACATGTTCTCAGTGGCAACATGGTAGTGTCATTGCAAAGCTGGATTTAAttattgaaaaacaaatgtggtcGTTAAATGTAACATATGATAATTAAACAAAATGCTGCAGATTTGGTGACAAGCTCAGTAAAATCTTATGATTTGTTAAAAATTGTTAGTGGCAAGTGAAAATGTTGTAGAAATGATCATTTCAAAATGCAAATACTTGCAGAAATTTATAGAAAAAACTTGTTGCATATTCATAATTATCTGTTTCCTACCTTGTTTAAACATTGTATATAATTATTGTGAGAAATCATTAACATAATCAGTGTCTTTACATAGATAAATatcattaattattaatgatAACATATAGTTAAAGGTAAATTGACCAAATTTGTTATTTCAGAAGTGTGTATCAAACTGGTAGCCCTTCGCATTAGAAGTAGCTCTCAGTTTCAAAAAGGTTGGTGACCCCTGCTCTGTACTCTACTCTGTGGTCAAAATTGCTTGGTCCCATTAAAACTTTTTCacattgtatttgttttttcttttgctttaaaTCTAGACTCTACCAACCAAGACATTTGGTGGACTGCTGAGGAACCTGGGTTTTGCCCAAGCAGAAGACAAGGCTTGTTATGTACTGGCATCACTGGCTGTGACTGAGGAATAGAAGAAACATGTTGAGGAAGCAACACTTGGGCAAACAAAGAATGCATTGTGTTAAAAGGTGCCTTCTGTTAACAATGGTCTCCTGTCCAAGTACTGACAAGGCTGCTTATCTTCCGAGACGAGATCTGATGTGTTCATGGTGGTATGGGCATAAGCGAAAGAGCTTAAAAACCCCCACAGTCATGGTGTAACGACACATACACGCTTACATTTTTATCTGCTATATGTAACTTAAAGTCTCCAAACGACAACAATGTTTGACTTCCAAAtcgtcctaacacactgtgtgcgcTCTATCACTTGTACTGTGCTGTAATAaactaacatgtgttattatctaGATGTTACTgcaggaaaagcatttttgcagatCAATGTTGAAGCTACAGTTAATAACGAAGGTTTGCATCTTTTCGCTGTAACATATGAAATGTATCACAGTAACAT contains these protein-coding regions:
- the LOC134622923 gene encoding armadillo-like helical domain containing protein 1 — protein: MSTQEQQANIGKVLSFLREWDRGDMRVRGRMLSTFVTQNTGKTFYELELEFAQVASLFLARLTTWMKLTYMLGTFLGLQLKALGIFLSASCHDQYLMNFLEDGGVLTLLDILSHSQSKDDDKAGAIKLLLTVSKAGRKYKEIICESHGVKVIGECLSTSNRDETKEAASVLLESLSHGNPRYQDQVYKYLITCMTCSSPKSLQLILHTLCIMQRKMKTAHYSIVEPLLNTLRSLHLEVQDEAIKLILDLKHYDVKAVLLTGLVALLRPIKEKEHQHQISKESEITKMTGSFPVFVQQAAAAKTIRLLAEEDQELSRELLSLGVIQHLLHTMGNREHPDAQIQASLTLEYFVVSFPVVEDQVQRVMGSALFAEFKNKADTVYMNMNETEAEMLLTNQINMSQVLNGNKSDS